The nucleotide sequence GGTGATTAGCTGGATTATGAGCTCTGTGGTGGAATCTATTGCAAAGTCTATCATGTTTGTTACCAGTTCTGCTGAAATCTGGAGTCAATTGGAGTCAAGATTTGCCTTAAGCAATGGTTCCAAGAAGTATAAGCTACATAAAGAAACCTATTCTATTCAGCAACAAGGTACACCTGTTAATGAATACTACACCAAAATTAAATGTGTGTGGGAAGAATTGGATTCTTTGAATCAACTTCCACGTGTTAATAATGCCACTGCTGATGTTGTTATTCTTCTTGCTACCATAAATAAGTAAAAGGAAGAGCAACATTTGTTTCAGTTTCTGAATGGTCTTGATGATCATTATAGTGCTTTGAGGAGTCAATTGTTGCTTATGACTCCTCTGCCTAGTGTTGAATCTGCATGCTCTGTGCTCCAGCAAGAAAAAGTTCAATGAGAAATGTTTAGCAATGTTGAAACCACTACTTTGTACAGCAAGATGCATTCAAAGAGTGATAAGTGTTCAATCTGTGGTTTTAGGTGGCATCCACCTGAAAAGTTTTGGGAAAAGGTTCACATTGGCATCCTAAATACAAGCAGTCTGCTAACAAATTGGCTACTCAAGGTGGACAAGGAAAGTGAAAACCAGTTTTTAAGAAATCTGCTGCCACTGTTGAAGGAACTAATGTTGTGTTTACTTCTGCACAATTTGAAAAAATTCTAAAGAGCATGCCACAGTTGACCTATAATGAAGCCCAGGGCACAAATAACTCTGATGATGAATTGGATCATCACTTTGCTGCAGGTATTTTAACTAAATCATCTTTGAAAAACTGAGTGGATACTTGATACTGGAGCTAATGATCATATGACACCTTTATATGAAAATCTTGTTGAAGCAAAAAGGTTGTTTTATAAACCTCACATTAATCTTCCAAATGGGAATTCATCTGTTATAACTCACATTGGAACACTACCACTTGAAAATAATATGACTTTGAATGATGTACTTGTTGTGCCATCTTTCAAGTATAGTCTATTATCTGTACCTAAACTTACTAAGGATCAGTCTTGCATTGTGGTGTTCTATTCACAATTTTGTGTTATTCAGGACTTGATCACAAGGAAGGTGATAGGCCTGGGCAAAAGGAAAGCTAATCTCTACTACTTGATCAATATGCCTCTGCATCAGATTGATCAACGATTAGCAAAAATGATTGTTTCTGCTGTTAATGATTGTAGTATGTTTACTATGAGTAAAGGTGTGTGTGCAAGTACTAGCAAAGATGTTAGTTCATATAGCTTGCAGCATCATAGGCTTGGTCATGTGTCAAATGCAAAGCTAAAGTGTATTCCTTCTGTGTCTGTATTGGTGAATCAAAGGAATAAAGATAATGTTTGTGTAACTTGTCCTATGGCAAAGATGACTAAATCACCTTTCTCTGTTAGTAGTTCACATTGTGATGCCATATTTCACATGATACATATTGACATATGGGGTCCATATAAAGTTACTTATGAAGGAAAATACAGGTATTTTCTGACTATTGTTGATGATTGTAGTAGGGCTACATGGGTGTATCTTCTTGTCAATAAGAGTGATTGTTTCAGTGTGATGAAGTCGTTTCTGAAATTTGTTAGAAACCAATTTGATAAGAAGGTTAAAGTTGTAAGATCAGATAATGCCTTAGAATTTATCAAAGGTGATCTGGGAAGATACTTAGCTGCACAAGGTATTGAGCATCAAACTTCATGTCCTGATAGGCCACAACAAAATGGCAGAGTTGAAAGGAAACATAGACATATACTTGAAGTAGCTAGAGCCTTGAGATTTCAAGCTAATTTGCCTCTAAAGTTCTGGGGTGATTGTGTTACTACTGCTACTTACCTGATCAACAGATATCCTTCTTCAGTTTTGAACaataaaacaccttatgagattcTACTTAATAAACCACCAACTTATGATCATTTTAGGATCTTTGGTTGTTTTACCATGGCCATTAATCCCTCTAGGGTTGTAGACAAGTTTCAAGAAAGAGGAATTTCATGTGTGTTTATTGGATATCCTTCTCATCAAAAGGGATACAAGTTATACAACTTGTTAACTCACACTATGTTTGTTTCAAGGGATGTACAGTTCTATGAACACATTTTTTCCCTATTCTGCAGAAAATGTTAATAAATTCTTGCATCCTGTTCCACCTGCTATACCTACATCATCCCAAGTCAATCCTTCAATATATGATGACCCTTCCATCATTTTTGCTTCTGAAACACAAGATAATCAAGTTGAACATCCTATTCAAGATAGTACTACCACTGTGCCAGAATTAAGAAGGTCTACTAGAGTTTCCAACCCACCTATTTGGCATAATGATTATGTCATTCCAGGTACCTCAAGTGGCTTATCTCATACACCTATTGCTAATCAAGTGTCAATTCCTGTTTTACAAGATGAGTTTCAACAATATGTTGCTGCATTGGTTGCACAAGTTGATCCAACAAGCTTTAAAGAAGCTATTGTTGACTCAGGATGGTGTGAAGCAATGGATAGTGAGTTATCTGCTTTAGAAGCAAATAATACTTGGGAAATTATTGAATTACCACATGGTAAGAAAGTAATAAGTTGTCATTGGATATACAAAACCAAGTTAAAAGCTGATGGTACAGTTGATAGAAAAAAGGCTAGATTGGTAGTAGATGGTAACAGGCAAAGAAAGGGTGTTGATTATACTGAAACATTTGCTCTTGTTGCAAAGATGGTTACTGTAAGGTCTCTTTTAGCTAGTTGCTGCTATGTATGATTGGGAGTTGTGTCAAATAGATGTGTCTAATGCATTCTTACATGGAGATTTAATGGAAGAAGTTTATATGAAGATGTCTATGGGATATGTAGGTAAAGGGGATCATGTACAGGATACAATGCCTAATGATAATAAAGTTTGCAAACTCATAGAATCATTGTATGGGCTCAAACAAGCACCAAGGTAATGGTTTGCTAAATTGGCAAGTGCTTTGATCTCTTTTAGATATCAACAATCTAAGGCAGATTATTCATTGTTTACAAAAAGGGACAAAGAACAATTCACAGCAATCTTGGTATATGTGGATGATTTGTTAATTACTGGCAATAGTCATGATCATATTGTTCAGTTGAAAGAACAATTAAAATCAACTTTTCATATGAAAGATCTGGGAGCTTTAAGTTACTTATTGGGTTTAGAAGTATCTAAATCTGAACATGGGATCTTTATTTCTCAAAGGAAGTATACTTTGGACTTGTTAAAAGAAGCTAGGGTTCAAAATCTGAAACCTTACAAATTGCCTATGGATCAAAACATCAAACTCACTGCAGATGTTGGTTCACCATTGGCTGATCCAGAGGTGTACAGAAGATTAATAGGTAAACTCATTTACTTAACAATTACCCGTCGTGATATATGCTACACTGTGCAATTGTTAAGCCAGTTTATGCAAAATCCTACTTCTGTTCATATGCAAGCTGTGAAACATCTGTTGAGATATTTGTTATTAGCTCCAAATCAAGGTATTATCCTTGCTAATAGATCTGCTGTTCAGTTGAAAGCTTACTGTGATTCAGATTGGGCAAGTTGTCCAATGACTAGGAGGTCTACCACTGATTTTTGTATTTTACTAGGTGATTCACCATTGTCATGGAAGTCAAAGAAGCAAAATGTGGTTTATCGTTCATCTACAGAGGCTGAATATAGGGCAATGGCATTAACATGTTGTGAAATCACTTGGTTAGTAACTTTGCTCAAGGATTTAGGTCTGAATGATTTAGGTCCTGTTGAATTGTTTTGTGACAACCAGGCTGCTATTCACATAGCTCTAAATCCAGTTTTCCATGCTAGGACTAAGTACATTGAGGTGGATTGCCATTATGTAAGAGATCAAGTGAAGTCTAGTTTGATAAAGACTCAATATGTTCACACAAAGTCACAATTAGCTGATGTATTTACCAAGGTTATTCCTTCAGAACAACATAATAATCTCTTGTCCAAGTTGGGAGTTTCGTTGCCCAAAACTCACAACTTGAAGGGGAGTATTGATGTAAACAGAAGTTCAGGGGACTAAAGTGTAAATAGTGTAAATAGAAGTTCAGGGGACTGAACTGTAATTATTCATTTGTGTAGGGTATTTTATGTATTTTAGGTTGTTAGTTTGTTAAGACGGTTTTGGCTAGTTAATCTGATGTAGTTAGTATATAACGAGTAGATCGAATCATTTGTAATCAACTTGAATGAATGAAATTGTGTTGTTCATCGTTCAATTTCTTCTTTGTTGTTATCAGTTTTCAAATTAAGTTAAATATGTTAGATAAACTGGCTAAGACTTCATTTATGTATTTGGTGTAGGCTTTTAATTTGTCGTTTGAAGCATGAAGCTGAAGAATAATCAAAGTATTATGGCTAAAATTTGAAACGGCTTCATAGTTATTGGTTGCAAGTTTTGATCTACAGGAGAGCAAAGAAGTAAGATACACTATTACCTGCATTCTCTATTCCTATTCCTATTATGAATTATATGTAAACAAATTAAATGTATTACTCTTTATACAACTGTAACACAAGTAAAATAATCTAatcaaaaagtaattattttaattatatttaatatttatgtgtTGGCAATAGGCAGGAAATGAGGTTTGGTGAGCAGTAACCGAAGCACAGTTAATTTACAAGGTACACACATTCAGGTAGCTTAATGGTCCCTAAAATATTTGTAATGCACTGATTTGTTTAATTAGACATGTACCACTTCTATCTAAATATAGATTTGTCAAGTTCACTGATCTTGGTGTCTTCGTTTCCATTTTTGTTAGAAAGCAATTGAAAGCTAATCCGGAAGTACTTATGTGCTAACTACTAAACTTGGTTTAACAAACAGCAGTAAGCATATCTTCGTCTTTCTATTTTTTCTAAAAAAATTCTGCAGCAATACATAATACCCGATAATGTTTTAGAATGTAATCTATATTATGTCATGCAACAATAGTGCACATGTGTCTAATTTTATTAAGATTAAATCTTAATATTCATTATGAGTTTAAAGAGAAAAATATGGTGAACTGTAAAAATTATACATATACTTTTATGAAGTGGTAGTCGAACAATGTAATGGTTCAAGGAACTGAGCTAAATGATAAGATTTTTGTATATTAGCATATGTTGTCCTTCACCCATCTGACCATACACGTTGCATCACTTGCTACTCTTAAATATGGCTTAAACAGGGTTAGCGCAGCATCGCACAGTGGACTGTGATAGTTTGACCCATTTTGAGGTATGTATCTTTAATTTTTCAACTTGCAGGTCTTCTTAATGCATTTGTATTACCTTTCCAAGATTCGTATATAAAGTGTTTTTAGAGCACATAGTTGCGCACTTAAGAATTGAATCACAGTGTCAAGTTCCTTGCATTGACTTTCTTCCAGGTATAACCCTATATTTCGTGTTTCTCATTTTGGTTTTGATGGAAAATGAATCAACTCAAAGGATGATTTAGTCAACTTATACATTGATTTGTGAAAAATGAAGCAATTCAAtgcaatttatttattttatatttaaatgataacgataacgatggtAAGATGGTCCCATTCATATTTAAAATGGTAAATGTAAAGTGTATTTGATTCTTAATGCAAAAGTTTAGATAAATTTGTCTTATCAGTCTATCTAATGAGTATACTACCAACAGGTGTTCTAATCAAAGACTATTATGAAGATGCAACTTTTGGTATTTTATCTCTTGAATGGAAAATGAATCATGTAACTCTTTCTGCATTCTTTGTTTAATGTATTTAATAGCAAGCTTCTGTATGTGCTTCAAATTTTGTTAATTTTATGAAAAATGTATTTTTTTGTGGGATTAAGTGGCTTATGTTTGTTAACAGGATTTGGTGGATCGAGAGTTCTAAATCACGTGTTCGAAGAAAGCAACAATGAGATTGCAACTGATAGAACGTCAATCTACATCTGACCATGTGTTATTGAAGTGGTATGGTTATTCTTCAATACATTTATAGGTAACAAGATTAGGCAATAAAATAATGTTGGTGATTTATTCTTGATTCGTGGCTTATGATTTGAATCAATTTGTTTGATCTCTATTAAATTCATTTTAATACTAATTTCAAGGTCTAAGTTTGTTTATTAGATGTGAGTGGTTGTATTTTAGACTGTGGAGATTTGGAATACTATTAAAAGGAAAGTGATGATGAAGCCAAATGCATTACAATCAGCCTAAAGGATTGAGAGTAAGTTTTTGTAACTTTTTTAATTAACACCCATTTATACTTATATGTATTGTATGTTATTGATAGTAAAGTATTGTTTGTTATTGATAGTAAAGTATTAATTGGGTTATATGTTTAAGTGTTGTCTTGAAAGTCATGTTGCTATTTGTTATTTACGGTTTATTTCGCTCTTTTAGATATGAAGATGGAGGGTAAACATGAGATAATAGAAGTAAAAATTGTTTGTTGATTTTAATTTCATTGCGAATGTATAATGTAGTTATGCAAGTGAAGTAGACTTGCTTTATGAGTTATTTTTAAACTATAAAAATTACATTCATCAGCTATAACGTATGATACAATAATTTTTCTTTTACAaatccgtgattccacgggtctctttactagtatatatatatatatatatatatatatatatatatatatatatatatatatatatatatatatatatatatatatatatatggtaggatcaagagggaagtaaccaatcggggggaagcggggggaagcaaaattttattttttttcgttttttaaaaaaactttgttcacgaacattatagattagatgaaaataagaacatttagaaaagacacttcgtgatgaatgttattattttggcgggaaaacgctcgaagaagtaatatataacaattatcgtgtttttcgagcgtatgttgaggttttagacattagggtttagatattagggtttagatattatggtttatagggtttagatattagggtttagaaatttagggtttagggtttagatttaggatttagattgagtttttaacacgaatggtttagagtttagggtttagggtttggtgttttgagtttatggaataaacccaaaaccctaaaccctaaaccctaaaccctaaactctaaatcgggctaaattttacttcacaaaacatgaaaaaaaaacgttaacattcttcacgaacaatattatcttgaatgttatttttgtcgatcgttttcccgccaaaataataacattcatcacgaagtgtcttttctaaatgtttttattttcatccaatctataatgttcgtgaacaaagttttttcaaaaaacgaaattttttttattttttgcttcccccgcttccccccgattggttacttccccattgatcctgcccatacatatatatatatatatatatatatatatatatatatatatatatatatatatatatatatatatatatatatatatatatatatatatatatatatataaggcccGTATAGGGAAATAAGCGAACTCTCCAGCCCAAATCAAAACTTGGTATTATCCAATATTTTTTTTTAGTCTAAGTACTTGCAATCTGAGTACAATAAACCCAAACCAAGAATaaatattatcactatcattatgattatcattatctctATCAATTATACTAATGTTCATGAACATTTTACTTTTCACAAGAGCAGATTTGTCTTTTTACTTAACAGGGACCGTTTTACCTAACTGTTAAAAAACAATACACGTGTAAGAGTGAGTTTTGCCAATAAAGTTATGTTCATAATAAATGTTCAAAAGTTGTgaataaattgtattttaaatgaatataacttttctgatattattatatatacatcaaAACTCGTTAGCGTTTAATTAAAACATAACAAATGTTAATCGttaagagttatatatatatatatatatatatatatatatatatatatatatatatatatatatactcccttCGTtcctaatttattattcattatttctttttagaggtctcaaattaattgtttatttgtataaatagataagaataagaggaagtgtaacgacccaacccgtcgaataccggcc is from Rutidosis leptorrhynchoides isolate AG116_Rl617_1_P2 chromosome 10, CSIRO_AGI_Rlap_v1, whole genome shotgun sequence and encodes:
- the LOC139870607 gene encoding uncharacterized mitochondrial protein AtMg00810-like; the protein is MEEVYMKMSMGYVGKGDHVQDTMPNDNKVCKLIESLYGLKQAPRYQQSKADYSLFTKRDKEQFTAILVYVDDLLITGNSHDHIVQLKEQLKSTFHMKDLGALSYLLGLEVSKSEHGIFISQRKYTLDLLKEARVQNLKPYKLPMDQNIKLTADVGSPLADPEVYRRLIGKLIYLTITRRDICYTVQLLSQFMQNPTSVHMQAVKHLLRYLLLAPNQGIILANRSAVQLKAYCDSDWASCPMTRRSTTDFCILLGDSPLSWKSKKQNVVYRSSTEAEYRAMALTCCEITWLVTLLKDLGLNDLGPVELFCDNQAAIHIALNPVFHARTKYIEVDCHYVRDQVKSSLIKTQYVHTKSQLADVFTKVIPSEQHNNLLSKLGVSLPKTHNLKGSIDVNRSSGD